The proteins below are encoded in one region of Metabacillus dongyingensis:
- a CDS encoding YunC family protein, with amino-acid sequence MVSMTPIIIENNQFTAITVALPKTNFLAVTSEKGYIMCGALDVALLNEKLKDRGIIAGRAVGVRTIEQLLDAPLESITFEAENRGIHVGMSGREALLRML; translated from the coding sequence ATGGTATCAATGACACCAATTATTATTGAAAACAATCAGTTTACAGCCATTACGGTAGCATTGCCAAAAACCAATTTTTTGGCTGTGACAAGTGAAAAGGGATACATTATGTGCGGCGCGCTTGATGTAGCTTTGCTCAATGAAAAATTAAAAGACCGCGGAATTATTGCTGGGCGTGCAGTAGGCGTCCGTACCATTGAACAGCTGCTTGATGCCCCTCTTGAATCCATTACATTTGAAGCGGAAAATCGCGGCATACATGTCGGTATGAGCGGCAGAGAGGCATTGTTAAGAATGCTGTAA
- a CDS encoding bifunctional metallophosphatase/5'-nucleotidase yields the protein MAETIHLYHTNDLHSYFENWPKVAHYLKRMKKEHAANGEEMILVDVGDHIDRVHPITEATEGKANVDLLNALNYDAVTIGNNEGITLPHEALDTLYKHARFPVVLSNLYTELGERPSWVKPYEIITLSNGTKAVLLGVSVFYEKFYQLLGWKIKDPFQSLQETIQMVKDEADMIILLSHLGINDDEIVAKEFPEIDVILGAHTHHIFEKGKLLHGALLTGAGKNCGLVGHISLTVDKTSTLIDKEAEVINILSEPECEDTKQFLVNETIKSDEILSETVTVLEEDLLLDWFGPSEFTDLLAAAIKEWCKGEVSMVNAGILLEPLKKGPVTKKDLHRICPHPINPCTVYLKGDVLKEVILEARSERMEQLKLKGLGFRGHVMGRMVFDGIEVFTEPLEDGLHHVKEILVSGAPIQTERIYAVATVDMFTLGVLYPSIGHAEKKTYYMPEMLRDLLAWKLKQVH from the coding sequence ATGGCAGAGACCATTCATCTATATCACACTAACGATTTACACAGTTATTTTGAAAACTGGCCCAAAGTTGCGCACTATTTAAAAAGAATGAAAAAAGAACATGCTGCAAACGGTGAAGAAATGATTTTAGTTGATGTTGGAGATCACATCGACCGTGTTCATCCCATTACAGAAGCAACAGAAGGAAAAGCTAATGTCGACCTTCTAAATGCCCTGAATTATGATGCCGTTACCATCGGCAATAATGAAGGAATTACACTCCCTCATGAAGCGCTTGACACTCTATACAAACATGCGCGTTTTCCGGTTGTTCTTTCAAACTTATATACGGAACTGGGTGAACGTCCGAGCTGGGTGAAGCCTTATGAAATCATCACTTTATCAAATGGCACTAAGGCAGTATTACTGGGAGTAAGCGTTTTTTACGAAAAATTTTATCAATTGCTCGGCTGGAAAATAAAAGATCCGTTTCAAAGTCTTCAGGAGACAATTCAAATGGTGAAAGATGAAGCGGATATGATCATTTTGCTTTCTCATTTAGGAATAAATGATGATGAAATCGTGGCAAAAGAGTTTCCGGAAATTGATGTCATACTCGGGGCTCATACTCATCATATCTTTGAAAAAGGGAAACTTCTGCATGGCGCTTTATTAACAGGTGCAGGGAAAAACTGTGGATTGGTTGGGCATATTTCTCTTACTGTGGATAAAACCAGCACCTTAATAGATAAGGAAGCTGAAGTTATTAACATTCTTTCAGAGCCCGAGTGTGAAGACACAAAGCAGTTTCTAGTAAATGAGACTATAAAAAGTGATGAGATCCTATCTGAAACAGTTACTGTTTTAGAAGAGGATTTATTATTGGACTGGTTTGGTCCATCAGAATTCACTGATCTATTAGCAGCTGCAATTAAAGAATGGTGCAAGGGAGAAGTAAGCATGGTGAATGCAGGAATACTGCTTGAGCCTCTTAAAAAAGGCCCTGTCACCAAAAAGGATCTGCACCGGATTTGTCCGCATCCTATTAATCCATGCACGGTTTATTTAAAAGGAGACGTCCTAAAGGAAGTTATTTTAGAAGCGCGCTCAGAAAGGATGGAGCAGCTGAAATTAAAGGGGCTTGGTTTCCGGGGCCATGTAATGGGACGAATGGTTTTTGACGGGATTGAGGTTTTTACAGAGCCATTAGAAGATGGTTTGCACCATGTAAAAGAAATTCTGGTATCAGGGGCACCTATACAGACAGAACGAATTTATGCAGTAGCTACAGTGGATATGTTTACACTTGGTGTCCTGTATCCATCTATTGGTCATGCGGAAAAGAAAACGTATTATATGCCTGAAATGCTGAGGGATCTGCTTGCCTGGAAGCTAAAACAGGTACATTAG